In Candidatus Eisenbacteria bacterium, one genomic interval encodes:
- a CDS encoding GMC family oxidoreductase, with product MPHENDYDVIIIGSGAGGGTLAHRLAPTGKRILILERGDYVPRERENWDSHAVVAEGRYNITEAWRDKNGKEFHAGAHYYVGGNTKFYGAALIRLRQEDFGEVRHHGGVSPAWPIRYEDLEPYYTEAEHLYQVHGLRGADPTEPPASAPYLHPPVSHEPRIQEIFDGLHRQGHRPFPMPVGLMLDEKSPRTSKCIRCGTCDGFPCLVYAKADAQVVCVDPALQHPNVTLVTNACVSRLETSASGREVAAVHVLRGGAKETYRGGIVVVSAGAINSAALLLRSASERHPDGLANGSGVVGRHYMCHLNSMFLAISRHPNPTRLNKTLGLNDFYFATREWDYPMGHISLMGNIDGNVLRQGAPRVVPGMTLELMAQHAVPFWMTSEDLPDPENRVTVDRDGTIRLTYTPNNEEAHRRLAGKLKGLLQHIECDHEHLIPLQAYVPGRIPLAGVAHQNGTVRFGRDPRTSALDVDCRAHEVDNLYVVDASFFPSASAVNPALTIMANAIRVGDHLKARMR from the coding sequence ATGCCCCACGAGAACGACTACGACGTGATCATCATCGGCTCGGGCGCCGGCGGCGGGACGCTCGCGCACCGCCTGGCGCCGACGGGAAAGCGGATCCTCATCCTCGAGCGCGGCGATTACGTCCCGCGCGAGCGCGAGAACTGGGACTCGCACGCCGTCGTCGCCGAGGGTCGCTACAACATCACCGAGGCGTGGCGCGACAAGAACGGGAAGGAGTTCCACGCCGGCGCGCACTACTACGTGGGCGGCAACACCAAGTTCTACGGCGCGGCCTTGATCCGCCTGCGCCAGGAGGACTTCGGCGAGGTCCGCCACCACGGCGGCGTCTCGCCGGCGTGGCCGATCCGCTACGAGGACCTGGAGCCGTACTACACCGAGGCCGAGCACCTCTATCAGGTCCACGGGCTGCGCGGCGCGGATCCCACCGAGCCGCCCGCGAGCGCACCGTACCTGCACCCGCCGGTCAGCCACGAGCCGCGCATCCAGGAGATCTTCGACGGCCTCCATCGCCAGGGGCACCGGCCGTTCCCCATGCCCGTCGGGCTCATGCTCGACGAGAAGAGCCCCCGCACGAGCAAGTGCATCCGGTGCGGGACGTGCGACGGGTTCCCCTGTCTCGTCTACGCCAAGGCCGACGCCCAGGTCGTGTGCGTCGACCCGGCGCTCCAGCACCCGAACGTGACGCTGGTGACGAATGCGTGCGTGTCGCGCCTCGAGACGAGCGCGTCGGGACGCGAGGTCGCGGCCGTGCACGTCCTGCGCGGTGGTGCGAAGGAGACCTACCGCGGCGGCATCGTGGTCGTCTCGGCGGGCGCCATCAACTCGGCGGCGCTGCTCCTGCGCTCGGCGAGCGAGCGGCATCCCGACGGCCTCGCGAACGGCTCCGGCGTCGTCGGGCGGCACTACATGTGCCATCTCAACTCGATGTTCCTCGCCATCTCGCGCCACCCGAACCCGACGCGGCTCAACAAGACGCTGGGCTTGAACGACTTCTACTTCGCGACCCGCGAGTGGGACTACCCGATGGGGCACATCTCGCTCATGGGCAACATCGACGGCAACGTCCTGCGGCAGGGCGCGCCGCGTGTCGTCCCCGGCATGACGCTCGAGCTGATGGCGCAGCACGCGGTGCCGTTCTGGATGACGTCCGAGGATCTCCCCGATCCGGAGAACCGGGTGACGGTCGATCGCGACGGCACGATCCGCCTCACCTACACGCCGAACAACGAGGAAGCGCACCGGCGTCTCGCCGGCAAGCTGAAGGGGCTCCTACAGCACATCGAGTGCGACCACGAGCACCTGATCCCGCTCCAGGCCTACGTGCCCGGGCGCATCCCGCTCGCGGGCGTGGCGCACCAGAACGGCACCGTCCGCTTCGGCCGGGACCCCAGGACGTCCGCCCTCGACGTCGACTGCCGCGCCCATGAGGTCGACAACCTCTACGTGGTCGACGCGAGCTTCTTCCCGTCGGCGTCGGCGGTGAACCCCGCGCTCACGATCATGGCGAACGCGATCCGCGTCGGCGACCACCTGAAGGCCCGCATGCGGTGA
- a CDS encoding NAD(P)/FAD-dependent oxidoreductase, with protein sequence MDGTYRILILGGGFGGVYAALELERLVGRRRDVEVTLVAAENFFLFTPMLHEVAAGELEASTIVNPLRKLLRRVRTFVGRVEAIDLAGRSVEVSHGSDGHRHELPYDRLILALGSTTNFFGLPGVAEHAITMKSLDDALALRSRVIAQLEEANGECAAGERQPLLTFVVAGGGFAGVETLGGLHDFVHESLPFFPNLRPDLVRTVLVAPDPVILPELDSRLGAYAQRRLAARGVEIVTRQKVTAYRDGAVELTDGSRIPTTTLVWTAGTAPHPILSALDVPKERGRIAVDEHLQVRGRNDVWAVGDCALVPNPRTGGYHPPTAQHAIREAAVAARNAIATLAGRPQKRFRFSTLGQLAAIGRRTGVANVLGVNFSGFVAWWLWRTIYLGKLPRLEKKVRVALDWSLDLCFAKDFACLGSAAATRRP encoded by the coding sequence ATGGACGGCACGTATCGCATACTGATCCTGGGCGGGGGCTTCGGCGGGGTCTATGCCGCGCTCGAGCTCGAGAGGCTCGTCGGCCGCCGGCGCGACGTCGAGGTCACCCTGGTCGCCGCCGAGAACTTCTTCCTGTTCACGCCGATGCTACACGAGGTAGCGGCGGGCGAGCTCGAGGCGTCGACCATCGTGAACCCGCTGCGCAAGCTCCTCCGGCGCGTCCGCACCTTCGTCGGGCGGGTGGAGGCGATCGATCTCGCCGGACGGTCCGTGGAGGTCTCGCACGGATCCGACGGACATCGCCACGAGCTGCCGTACGATCGCCTCATCCTGGCGCTCGGGTCGACCACCAACTTCTTCGGCCTCCCGGGCGTCGCCGAGCACGCCATCACGATGAAGTCGCTCGACGACGCACTGGCGCTGCGCAGCCGGGTCATCGCGCAGCTCGAAGAGGCGAACGGCGAGTGCGCCGCGGGCGAGCGGCAGCCGCTCCTCACCTTCGTCGTCGCGGGCGGCGGGTTCGCGGGTGTCGAGACGCTGGGTGGTCTTCACGACTTCGTGCACGAGTCGCTCCCGTTCTTCCCGAACCTCCGTCCCGATCTCGTGCGCACGGTGCTGGTCGCACCCGACCCGGTGATCCTCCCCGAGCTCGACTCGAGGCTCGGCGCCTACGCGCAGCGAAGGCTCGCCGCCCGCGGCGTCGAGATCGTGACCCGACAGAAGGTCACGGCCTATCGCGATGGGGCGGTCGAGCTGACGGACGGCAGCCGCATCCCGACGACGACCCTCGTGTGGACGGCCGGGACGGCGCCGCATCCGATCCTGTCCGCGCTCGACGTGCCCAAGGAGCGCGGCCGCATCGCGGTGGACGAGCACCTGCAGGTACGGGGCCGGAACGACGTGTGGGCGGTCGGCGATTGCGCGCTCGTGCCGAACCCGCGCACCGGCGGCTACCACCCGCCGACCGCGCAGCACGCGATCCGCGAAGCCGCCGTCGCGGCGCGCAACGCGATCGCCACGCTGGCGGGACGACCGCAGAAGCGCTTCCGCTTCTCGACGCTCGGGCAGCTCGCCGCCATCGGGCGGCGCACGGGCGTCGCGAACGTCCTCGGCGTCAACTTCTCCGGCTTCGTCGCGTGGTGGCTCTGGCGAACGATCTACCTCGGCAAGCTGCCGCGGCTCGAGAAGAAGGTCCGGGTCGCGCTCGACTGGTCGCTCGATCTCTGCTTCGCGAAGGACTTCGCGTGTCTGGGCTCGGCGGCGGCCACTCGACGGCCGTAG